TAATGTAAGCAGGCAGAACATTTTGTGTGTTCTGCCTTTTCTTTAAGTAGAGAAAGAACACATCATACATGTTATTTAATATAACAAGGTCAACTTATTAGTAAGAACTCGCAACATGCTTTCTTTACAAGAAGAAGGGTCCGACAGACCTTGTATGAGTGTCATAAAGTAACAGTCCATCATGACTGTCGCTTTAATGTCGTCATACGCCTGCTCCGCGAACAGACGTTGTTTAAACGCCTCAATCTGATCGGAAAAATAGGCCTGATGCCACAGTAAATCACTCAGCAATGCCTGGCTAAACTCTCTGTGCTGCAAGTAAAATGAAAACAGGTGGTCTGCATAGTGGCGTAACTTAAGTCGCGCGGAGTGGTGCTGATCAGCACTGCTTGCTTGTTCAAGCACCGCATCTATGCGTTGATGCATTGCCGTTTTGAGAATATCAATTTTATTGGGAAAGTGACTGAAGACAGTGCCCACCGCAACGCCCGCAGCTGTTGCTATCTGCCGGGTAGAGGTATCTTTGTAGCCGTGTTCGATAAACAGTTGCCAGCTCTCATCCAGGATCAGCTGCTTGGTTTTTTCACTCTTTTTCATTGCTTTCCAGCCTAACCGTTTTCAGCATTATATCACGATAAGAAATCGTCTTAACATAGCCCGGTTATATTTAAGTTGCCATATGCTTGCGTGTAACTAGCTGATTAAGAAAGAGTGTTAGCCTTTACCATGTCATTATAAGCACGGGTTTTGTCAATGCCTATTGACAATTGAGCGTGCTCATTTAAAAATATGAGCGCGCTCAATAACATTAAGGAGGCGATATGTTGCAGCGATTCATAGGTTATGTTCTGTTTGTTCCATTCATTATTTTTTACAGCTATGTGCTCGGTCCGGTGCTCAAAGCCTTTCTGGTGCCAGGCGGATTGGCGATCCTGTTTTTTATCTTGGGGCCCGAGGCATTTTTGTTTCACTGGCGCAATGCCCGTAACGACCAGCCAGTGGTTGCCGTGACAAACAACATCTCGGGTTAAACTGCTCAAGCAGAAATGTCGATTCGCTTTGAAGCGCCACTTGGGTATAATACGCCTGAAGTTGGCGCATACCCCAAAAAACTGCGCCTAAAT
The Pseudoalteromonas viridis DNA segment above includes these coding regions:
- a CDS encoding TetR/AcrR family transcriptional regulator, coding for MKKSEKTKQLILDESWQLFIEHGYKDTSTRQIATAAGVAVGTVFSHFPNKIDILKTAMHQRIDAVLEQASSADQHHSARLKLRHYADHLFSFYLQHREFSQALLSDLLWHQAYFSDQIEAFKQRLFAEQAYDDIKATVMMDCYFMTLIQGLSDPSSCKESMLRVLTNKLTLLY